From Clavelina lepadiformis chromosome 9, kaClaLepa1.1, whole genome shotgun sequence, the proteins below share one genomic window:
- the LOC143470262 gene encoding uncharacterized protein LOC143470262 isoform X1, whose protein sequence is MDQEEEPGDFQLTHNPSHGNVENRNQSQPIDAAQEEQHRHVEGRLQEMDLQDEGSQPVTRTEDVESQQLAIARQEVAQIVRELASSGERTIQGTPQNIAEPPGPSQAPVQEPTIQGTPQNIAELPGPSQAPVQGAAQPEPSRQRHFQDRETGGWHETIRQTEIKAFGFTIKGIPAITLAGGATTIALIASLRDPVTRQTLVSAFAAGAAG, encoded by the exons ATGGACCAAGAAGAAGAACCAGGAGATTTTCAACTTACCCATAATCCTTCTCATGGGAACGTTGAAAATCGCAACCAATCGCAACCAATAGATGCAGCACAAGAAGAACAACATCGCCATG TTGAAGGAAGATTGCAAGAGATGGATCTTCAAGATGAAGGAAGTCAACCTGTGACAAGGACTGAGGATGTGGAAAGTCAACAACTTGCTATTGCTAGGCAAGAAGTTGCTCAGATTGTAAGAGAACTTGCATCATCTGGTG AGCGAACAATACAGGGAACTCCACAAAATATCGCAGAACCACCAGGTCCTAGTCAGGCTCCTGTGCAAG AGCCAACAATACAGGGAACTCCTCAAAATATCGCAGAACTACCAGGACCTAGTCAGGCTCCTGTGCAAG GTGCAGCCCAACCTGAGCCTTCCCGCCAAAGACATTTCCAAGATCGGGAAACTGGTGGCTGGCATGAAACTATCAGACAGACTGAAATAAAAGCTTTTGGTTTTACTATCAAAGGCATTCCAGCCATTACTTTAGCCGGTGGAGCTACTACAATTGCATTGATAGCCAGTTTGCGTGATCCAGTTACTCGGCAAACGCTGGTCAGTGCATTTGCTGCCGGGGCTGCTGGCTAA
- the LOC143470262 gene encoding uncharacterized protein LOC143470262 isoform X2, with protein sequence MDQEEEPGDFQLTHNPSHGNVENRNQSQPIDAAQEEQHRHVEGRLQEMDLQDEGSQPVTRTEDVESQQLAIARQEVAQIVRELASSGERTIQGTPQNIAEPPGPSQAPVQGAAQPEPSRQRHFQDRETGGWHETIRQTEIKAFGFTIKGIPAITLAGGATTIALIASLRDPVTRQTLVSAFAAGAAG encoded by the exons ATGGACCAAGAAGAAGAACCAGGAGATTTTCAACTTACCCATAATCCTTCTCATGGGAACGTTGAAAATCGCAACCAATCGCAACCAATAGATGCAGCACAAGAAGAACAACATCGCCATG TTGAAGGAAGATTGCAAGAGATGGATCTTCAAGATGAAGGAAGTCAACCTGTGACAAGGACTGAGGATGTGGAAAGTCAACAACTTGCTATTGCTAGGCAAGAAGTTGCTCAGATTGTAAGAGAACTTGCATCATCTGGTG AGCGAACAATACAGGGAACTCCACAAAATATCGCAGAACCACCAGGTCCTAGTCAGGCTCCTGTGCAAG GTGCAGCCCAACCTGAGCCTTCCCGCCAAAGACATTTCCAAGATCGGGAAACTGGTGGCTGGCATGAAACTATCAGACAGACTGAAATAAAAGCTTTTGGTTTTACTATCAAAGGCATTCCAGCCATTACTTTAGCCGGTGGAGCTACTACAATTGCATTGATAGCCAGTTTGCGTGATCCAGTTACTCGGCAAACGCTGGTCAGTGCATTTGCTGCCGGGGCTGCTGGCTAA